A portion of the Candidatus Aminicenantes bacterium genome contains these proteins:
- the pbpC gene encoding penicillin-binding protein 1C, translating into MKHANMRRYGFMVLTTLSKRKEFTPNAFPDLFLTATNCYTFAMPRDGCKSPRRRRCLFLSLVVLLMLAAYLAIPLPRFANQYSTVVRDHQGRLLRAFLSADQQWRFPPDPDYRIPKPLLACVLMYEDGHFPWHAGVDLHAVLRAAWKNLRHLEVVEGASTLTMQTIRLAHRRPRTLINKLLEALQAFKLELRWSKSRILLTYLNHAPYGGNIEGIQAAAMRYFGKTPQQLTWSEAATLAVLPNSPGLISPVMNREQLRTKRNALLKRLEQEAVISPAIARLASEEPLPSNLHSFQIAGAHWSQRFHNDPSCRGKINESTLDRKIQAAVEHAVADYARSTTREGIQHIAAVVLDTETGEVKAYVGSPDYFDFAAKGPIDGAAAPRSTGSILKPFLYALSMDAGLILPRTWIRDVPTFYGAFSPANADRGYGGLVTARNALIQSLNVPAVRLLNLYGTDRLYRFLQNAGLSTLFRNPDEYGLTLILGGGEACLLELASLYRGLGAGGEFHPPRFRAGGIKPFFSPRLISSQTCFLTLDILRHLKRPGAEYYWQQFSSSRPVAWKTGTSYGQRDAWSLGLTPTWTIGIWAGNFNGQGNPRLSGAGTAAPLMFQLFNSLPTGNRASWFSRQEVIFQKVILCRDSGFRAGPNCPHTVTVDAPLRARPLPICPYHRKVYLTRDGIYQVCSQCWIPGQYKSDTRLVLPPEVAQFMRSRGIGYQPLPPHLPGCPAAATDNFLRIVYPEPNARIMIPRDFQGVWQRITITVAHSMPASRVFWYVDGEYHGETRGTHKKALLLDPGWHRIMVVDDEGNQQQRRLLVIRSYTSG; encoded by the coding sequence ATGAAACACGCAAACATGCGACGGTACGGTTTCATGGTTTTAACTACGCTGTCAAAGCGAAAGGAGTTTACACCAAACGCTTTTCCTGACCTTTTCTTGACCGCGACAAACTGTTACACTTTTGCCATGCCTCGAGATGGATGCAAAAGCCCCCGGCGACGGAGATGCCTGTTTTTGTCTCTGGTTGTCCTGCTGATGCTGGCCGCATATTTGGCCATACCCTTGCCTCGTTTTGCAAACCAATACAGCACGGTGGTGCGCGATCACCAGGGCAGGCTTCTGCGCGCCTTTCTTTCTGCGGACCAGCAATGGCGTTTCCCGCCTGATCCCGATTACCGCATTCCCAAGCCGCTTCTGGCTTGCGTACTGATGTACGAGGACGGTCATTTCCCCTGGCACGCAGGTGTTGATCTTCACGCCGTGCTGCGTGCGGCTTGGAAGAACCTACGTCACCTGGAAGTGGTTGAAGGGGCTTCCACCCTTACCATGCAAACCATCCGTCTGGCGCACCGACGCCCCAGGACACTGATCAACAAACTCCTTGAAGCCCTGCAGGCGTTCAAACTCGAGTTGCGCTGGTCGAAATCCCGGATCCTGCTCACCTACCTGAATCACGCTCCTTATGGAGGCAACATCGAGGGAATCCAGGCGGCCGCGATGCGCTATTTCGGCAAAACGCCACAGCAACTGACATGGAGCGAAGCCGCTACTCTCGCTGTTCTGCCCAATTCTCCCGGATTGATCTCTCCGGTGATGAACCGGGAACAGTTGCGAACCAAAAGAAACGCGCTTTTAAAGAGATTGGAACAGGAGGCCGTCATTTCACCGGCCATCGCCCGCCTGGCAAGCGAGGAACCGCTCCCGTCAAACCTGCACAGTTTTCAGATCGCGGGGGCGCATTGGTCCCAACGTTTCCACAATGACCCTTCCTGCCGCGGTAAAATCAATGAATCCACACTGGACCGGAAAATCCAAGCCGCTGTCGAACACGCAGTGGCTGATTATGCGCGATCCACCACCCGCGAAGGAATCCAACATATCGCGGCAGTGGTATTGGATACTGAAACCGGAGAGGTGAAGGCGTACGTAGGATCACCGGATTACTTTGACTTTGCCGCAAAGGGTCCCATCGACGGAGCCGCCGCTCCGCGATCAACGGGCTCCATTCTAAAACCGTTTCTCTACGCACTGTCCATGGACGCCGGTCTGATTCTGCCCCGCACCTGGATACGGGATGTCCCTACTTTCTACGGCGCTTTCTCTCCGGCCAATGCCGACCGCGGATACGGGGGATTGGTGACAGCCCGCAACGCGCTGATCCAGTCCTTAAATGTGCCCGCAGTACGGCTGTTGAACCTATACGGTACGGACCGCCTGTATCGTTTTCTTCAGAACGCCGGCCTGTCCACCCTCTTTCGTAACCCGGATGAATATGGCCTGACTTTGATTCTGGGCGGTGGTGAAGCCTGCCTGCTGGAACTGGCGTCCTTGTACCGCGGACTCGGCGCCGGGGGTGAGTTCCACCCGCCCCGTTTCCGAGCCGGAGGAATCAAACCCTTTTTTTCTCCGCGCCTGATTTCTTCCCAGACCTGCTTTCTGACCCTGGACATTCTGCGCCACTTGAAGCGGCCCGGGGCTGAATACTATTGGCAACAGTTCAGCAGCAGTCGACCCGTGGCCTGGAAAACCGGAACCAGTTACGGGCAAAGAGACGCCTGGTCTCTGGGCTTGACCCCTACCTGGACCATCGGCATCTGGGCGGGCAATTTCAACGGGCAAGGCAATCCCCGACTTTCCGGTGCCGGTACGGCCGCTCCATTGATGTTCCAATTGTTCAATTCGCTGCCGACCGGGAATCGGGCGTCCTGGTTTTCCCGTCAGGAAGTCATTTTCCAGAAAGTCATTCTATGCCGGGACAGTGGTTTCAGGGCGGGGCCGAACTGTCCCCATACCGTCACCGTGGATGCCCCGTTACGGGCGCGGCCGCTGCCCATATGCCCCTATCATCGTAAGGTTTACCTTACCCGGGACGGAATATACCAGGTATGCTCACAATGTTGGATTCCCGGTCAATACAAGTCCGACACACGGCTGGTACTGCCGCCTGAGGTTGCACAGTTCATGCGCAGCCGCGGCATCGGATACCAGCCCCTCCCGCCCCATCTGCCCGGCTGCCCGGCTGCCGCGACCGACAACTTTTTGCGCATCGTCTACCCCGAACCCAACGCCCGAATCATGATTCCCCGCGATTTTCAAGGGGTGTGGCAACGCATCACGATAACCGTCGCGCACAGCATGCCGGCATCACGCGTATTCTGGTACGTGGATGGAGAATACCACGGTGAGACCCGGGGCACACATAAAAAAGCATTGTTGCTGGATCCGGGATGGCATCGCATCATGGTGGTTGACGATGAGGGAAATCAGCAGCAGCGGCGACTTCTGGTGATCCGTTCCTACACTTCCGGTTGA
- a CDS encoding DNA repair protein RecN, with protein sequence MLSFLTVENFAVVQAARLDFSPGLNVLTGETGAGKSILIGALNMLLKRKASSSAIRDGAERLVVEALFVNGKEEFVLRRELGRRKSICFINGGMVPFDRLQAEAETRLNIYGQNEHVFLLNPANHAQYLDAFAENAGGLKNLASAFSELRHCLEEMNELQRHKQGMEERLDFLAYRVKEIEELDLQPGQDEELAQRAKILGSAEEILTRTSRLTMQLYEGENALYNQVTDVIKDLRFLQEIYPDLEPFSRDLDQLGGMIPDLSKYLSGVAGRVEYDEGELNQLEEKLLRIRRLKTKYDTDLDGLLQQLERMRTERERLIHMDMSLRDSSRRVKAALDLYRKELEDLRRRRREYASKLGTVMERELERLELPHSSFEVRIFEQEVTEHSASERGPDRVEFFFSSNPGQAPARVRDVASGGELSRLMLALKSLRDENRGITSIFDEIDTGIGGKTAEFVGEKLQRISRQNQVLCISHLPQIAAFADRHFLVEKRFENQRTFSSVRILDATEQVRELARLMAGSAVNDDVIRAAKNLREQHRS encoded by the coding sequence ATGCTGTCCTTTCTAACGGTTGAGAACTTCGCGGTGGTCCAAGCCGCCCGACTGGATTTTTCTCCAGGGCTGAATGTGCTCACGGGGGAAACCGGCGCGGGCAAATCTATCCTGATCGGCGCCTTGAACATGTTGTTGAAGCGCAAGGCCTCATCCAGCGCGATACGTGACGGCGCGGAGCGCCTGGTTGTGGAGGCTTTGTTTGTAAACGGCAAAGAAGAATTTGTGCTGCGCCGGGAACTGGGGCGGCGAAAATCGATCTGTTTTATCAACGGCGGCATGGTTCCGTTTGACCGCCTGCAAGCGGAAGCAGAAACAAGGTTGAATATCTATGGGCAGAATGAGCATGTGTTTTTGCTGAACCCGGCCAATCATGCCCAATACCTGGATGCTTTCGCGGAAAACGCTGGTGGACTGAAAAACCTGGCCTCAGCCTTTTCAGAACTGCGTCATTGTTTAGAGGAGATGAACGAACTGCAACGGCACAAGCAGGGTATGGAGGAACGCCTCGATTTCCTGGCCTACCGGGTCAAGGAGATTGAAGAGTTGGACTTGCAGCCCGGCCAGGATGAGGAGCTGGCGCAGCGAGCAAAGATCCTGGGATCCGCTGAAGAGATCCTGACCCGCACTTCCCGCTTAACCATGCAACTCTACGAGGGGGAAAACGCCCTGTACAACCAGGTAACGGATGTGATAAAAGACCTGCGTTTCCTGCAGGAGATCTACCCGGACCTGGAACCGTTTTCAAGGGACCTGGACCAGTTAGGCGGCATGATTCCTGATTTGTCAAAGTACCTGAGTGGAGTCGCCGGCCGCGTCGAGTACGATGAAGGCGAACTGAATCAGTTGGAAGAAAAACTTTTGCGTATCCGGCGCCTGAAAACCAAGTACGATACCGACCTGGACGGCCTGTTGCAACAGCTTGAAAGGATGCGGACTGAAAGGGAGCGACTGATCCACATGGATATGTCTTTGCGGGATTCCAGCCGTAGGGTGAAAGCGGCTCTGGATCTCTATCGGAAGGAACTGGAGGACTTGAGGCGCCGTCGGCGGGAATATGCCAGCAAATTGGGCACGGTTATGGAACGGGAACTGGAACGATTGGAGTTGCCCCACTCCAGCTTCGAGGTGCGGATCTTTGAACAAGAAGTCACGGAACACTCGGCTTCTGAACGTGGGCCGGACCGGGTGGAGTTCTTTTTCTCTTCAAATCCCGGCCAGGCGCCGGCCCGTGTTCGTGATGTGGCATCAGGAGGTGAATTGTCCCGCTTGATGCTGGCGTTAAAATCCTTGAGAGATGAGAATCGCGGAATCACCAGTATTTTCGATGAGATCGATACGGGCATAGGCGGCAAGACCGCCGAATTCGTGGGCGAAAAACTGCAACGCATTTCCCGCCAGAACCAGGTGCTGTGCATTTCACATTTGCCCCAGATCGCCGCTTTTGCAGATCGTCACTTTCTCGTTGAGAAGCGTTTTGAGAACCAAAGAACCTTCAGCTCTGTGCGTATTCTGGATGCAACCGAACAGGTGCGGGAACTCGCCCGGCTGATGGCCGGAAGTGCCGTTAACGATGATGTGATTCGCGCCGCGAAAAATCTGCGGGAACAACATCGTTCATGA
- the miaB gene encoding tRNA (N6-isopentenyl adenosine(37)-C2)-methylthiotransferase MiaB gives MTFFIHTFGCQMNVNDSEKMASVLSRGGMRPVERVADARVVVVNSCAVRAKAREKALSFIGRLHPDQIVILAGCVSQAEKEQLLTRHRRIDFLVGTHQFHCLDHIVAGLLQSRHRGASLGFSRRWTELVPDAFARSSSVTAYVSIMEGCDNFCSYCIVPFTRGREKNRPGRDILAEARSLADQGYREIVLLGQNVNHWICPESQETFPSLLDRLASVADVQWIRFITSYPGYHDSRLVRVVASHDRIARHIHLPAQSGSTRILRRMNRNYSREEYLKIISQYRRAIPRMRFSSDFIVGFPGETEKDFMATLSLLRKVEYESVFSFAYSSRPLTRAQAWGDDVPREVKRERLRILQQLQEEIQCRRNRALIGSEQDVLVMAPHPSAVKEVIARTESYRVVNLESRMPPGSSIRVRITAAGPHSLRGVEVRN, from the coding sequence ATGACATTCTTTATTCACACCTTCGGGTGCCAGATGAATGTCAACGATTCAGAAAAGATGGCATCCGTTCTCAGCCGCGGGGGAATGAGACCGGTAGAGCGGGTAGCGGATGCCCGGGTGGTTGTGGTCAACAGTTGTGCGGTCCGCGCCAAGGCCCGGGAAAAAGCCCTTTCGTTTATCGGTCGTTTGCATCCGGATCAAATCGTTATCCTGGCCGGGTGTGTCTCGCAGGCGGAGAAAGAGCAACTGCTTACCCGCCACCGACGGATCGATTTCCTGGTGGGCACCCACCAGTTTCATTGCTTGGATCACATTGTTGCCGGCCTGCTTCAGAGCCGGCATAGGGGGGCGTCCCTGGGTTTCTCGCGACGCTGGACGGAACTTGTTCCCGATGCATTTGCCCGCAGCAGTTCAGTGACTGCTTATGTGTCCATCATGGAGGGTTGTGACAATTTTTGTTCCTATTGCATTGTTCCCTTCACCCGTGGGCGGGAAAAAAACCGCCCCGGCCGGGACATACTGGCGGAAGCCCGCTCACTGGCTGATCAGGGATACCGCGAGATCGTGCTGCTGGGACAGAACGTCAACCACTGGATTTGTCCGGAAAGCCAAGAGACATTTCCCAGCCTACTGGATCGCCTGGCATCCGTCGCTGATGTTCAGTGGATTCGTTTCATTACTTCCTATCCCGGTTATCACGATTCCCGGCTGGTTAGAGTCGTGGCCTCCCATGACCGCATCGCCCGGCATATTCATTTGCCGGCACAATCCGGCTCGACCCGCATTCTGCGGCGCATGAACCGCAATTATTCGCGAGAGGAATATCTCAAGATCATATCTCAATACCGTCGCGCCATCCCCCGCATGCGTTTTTCATCTGATTTTATCGTCGGCTTTCCGGGAGAAACCGAAAAGGATTTCATGGCAACGCTGTCGTTGCTGCGTAAAGTGGAATATGAATCCGTGTTTTCCTTTGCCTACTCTTCCCGGCCCCTGACCCGGGCCCAAGCCTGGGGGGATGATGTGCCCCGGGAAGTAAAGCGGGAGCGGCTTCGGATTTTGCAGCAGCTCCAGGAAGAAATTCAGTGCCGGCGCAATCGTGCCCTGATTGGCAGTGAGCAAGATGTACTGGTGATGGCGCCCCATCCATCAGCGGTCAAAGAAGTGATTGCCCGCACGGAGAGTTACCGTGTGGTAAATCTCGAGTCCAGGATGCCACCGGGCAGCTCAATTCGGGTGCGGATCACGGCTGCAGGCCCCCATTCGCTTCGCGGCGTGGAGGTAAGAAATTAA
- a CDS encoding DUF177 domain-containing protein, which translates to MLIETAKIGPAGMSLADMIEMGDASLVDEDGSYLDDIHYSVHLVRDGERIRARGSVRTSISLTCGRCLEEFEQKVNSRFDIILFPVQRGDGGSTGLKENDLETIFFQGNHIDLTRIMSEQVNICIPDYPVCRPDCRGICANCGVNLNFESCQCEQSSASSDYWPDKLKR; encoded by the coding sequence ATGCTCATAGAAACAGCAAAAATCGGCCCAGCCGGCATGTCCCTGGCGGACATGATCGAAATGGGGGACGCGTCCCTCGTTGACGAAGATGGAAGTTACCTGGATGACATCCATTACTCTGTTCATCTGGTTCGTGACGGTGAGCGGATTCGTGCGCGAGGCAGTGTGCGCACATCGATCTCTCTCACTTGTGGGCGTTGCCTGGAGGAATTTGAACAGAAGGTCAACTCCCGTTTCGACATTATCCTGTTCCCCGTGCAACGGGGGGATGGTGGTTCGACCGGGCTGAAAGAAAACGACTTGGAAACGATTTTTTTCCAGGGAAACCATATCGACCTTACGCGGATTATGTCCGAGCAGGTGAATATCTGCATTCCCGATTATCCCGTCTGCCGCCCGGATTGCCGTGGAATCTGTGCAAATTGCGGCGTGAATTTGAATTTTGAATCCTGCCAGTGCGAGCAATCCAGCGCATCCTCCGATTATTGGCCGGATAAACTCAAGAGGTGA
- a CDS encoding 50S ribosomal protein L32, which yields MALPKRRHSHQRTHKRRSHDALKVEGLSVCPNCKEPKLPHRVCGGCGYYNERQIVKGSEE from the coding sequence ATGGCATTACCCAAAAGGCGACATTCTCATCAGAGAACCCATAAACGCAGATCCCATGATGCCCTGAAAGTAGAGGGTCTCTCAGTGTGTCCCAATTGCAAGGAACCCAAGTTGCCCCACCGGGTATGTGGCGGTTGCGGGTACTACAATGAACGGCAAATTGTCAAGGGAAGCGAAGAATAG
- the plsX gene encoding phosphate acyltransferase PlsX → MEPVAVAIDAMGGDHAPAVVVKGVMEFLSKNPDTHIYLVGKKREIRRELRRISRSAMDDRLRVVNAHEQISMREQLLSYWRKRERTSIQQALDLVRKGTAQAMVSAGNTGAVMALAKTSLGMLEGIGRPALATLIPTAKGKTMLMDVGANVDSRPRHLVEFALMGKVFMQTVHGVSNPRIALMSIGEEEGKGNELIKRTYAILKSMDINFVGNIEGREAYLGESDLIVTDGFTGNITLKVAEGVVDVMMNLIQGEVRSSLQSRLGVFFLKRSLRRLRRRLDYAEIGGALLLGVNGIVVIGHGCSNAKAVGSAIDLSVRMVRERVQERIAAEVRGMRNVLEELSYA, encoded by the coding sequence ATGGAACCCGTTGCGGTGGCCATAGACGCCATGGGAGGTGACCACGCTCCAGCCGTGGTCGTAAAGGGTGTGATGGAGTTTCTTTCCAAGAACCCCGATACCCATATTTATCTGGTGGGCAAGAAACGCGAGATCCGCCGCGAACTGCGACGCATTTCCCGTTCCGCCATGGATGACAGATTACGTGTGGTCAATGCCCACGAACAGATTTCCATGCGTGAACAACTGCTGTCTTACTGGCGCAAACGTGAGCGCACCTCCATCCAACAGGCTTTGGACCTGGTGCGCAAAGGTACGGCGCAGGCCATGGTTTCCGCCGGCAACACCGGTGCGGTGATGGCTTTGGCTAAAACCAGCCTGGGGATGCTTGAAGGTATCGGCCGGCCGGCCCTCGCGACCCTGATACCCACGGCAAAAGGCAAGACCATGCTCATGGATGTGGGTGCCAATGTGGATTCCCGACCCCGCCATCTGGTGGAATTCGCCCTGATGGGAAAAGTGTTCATGCAAACCGTTCATGGAGTTTCAAATCCCCGCATCGCCCTCATGAGTATCGGTGAAGAGGAGGGCAAGGGAAACGAATTGATCAAGCGCACTTACGCCATATTGAAATCCATGGACATAAATTTCGTTGGCAATATCGAAGGCCGGGAAGCCTACCTGGGCGAGTCCGACCTGATCGTTACCGATGGCTTCACCGGCAATATCACCCTCAAAGTGGCCGAAGGTGTGGTTGATGTGATGATGAACTTGATCCAGGGTGAAGTTCGGTCCAGTCTGCAATCGCGACTGGGAGTATTTTTCTTGAAACGGTCTTTGCGGCGTTTGCGCCGGCGTCTCGATTATGCGGAAATCGGCGGGGCGCTGCTTTTGGGGGTGAATGGCATTGTGGTGATCGGGCATGGGTGTTCCAACGCCAAGGCGGTCGGCAGCGCCATTGATTTGTCTGTGCGCATGGTACGGGAGCGGGTGCAAGAACGTATTGCCGCGGAGGTTCGCGGAATGCGCAATGTATTGGAGGAGTTGAGTTATGCCTGA
- the fabG gene encoding 3-oxoacyl-[acyl-carrier-protein] reductase yields MPEIKGNAIVTGAARGIGKAIALHLARNGFNVAVSDIREEDAQATAKEVKSLGVAAQVVRTDVSQAQDAETLVQSVRETWDTVDVLVNNAGVTRDNLSMRMSESDWDMVLNINLKGAFLCSREAAKVMMQQRSGRIINIASVAGLIGTAGQANYAASKAGLIALTKTMARELGGRNVTVNAIAPGFILTEMTEQLSDKVKEGYLSQIPLKRGGTPQDIADAVGFLVSPAAGYITGTVINVSGGLVM; encoded by the coding sequence ATGCCTGAAATCAAAGGGAACGCGATTGTCACCGGCGCCGCCCGCGGAATCGGAAAAGCCATTGCCCTGCATTTGGCACGAAACGGTTTCAATGTGGCTGTATCGGATATTCGTGAAGAAGATGCTCAAGCTACGGCTAAAGAAGTAAAATCGCTGGGTGTTGCCGCTCAGGTGGTGCGGACCGATGTGTCCCAGGCGCAAGATGCCGAAACCCTTGTCCAGTCCGTTCGGGAAACCTGGGATACGGTTGACGTGCTGGTCAACAATGCCGGGGTTACCCGCGATAACTTGTCTATGCGCATGAGCGAATCCGATTGGGACATGGTCTTGAATATCAACCTGAAAGGAGCTTTTCTCTGTTCCCGGGAAGCGGCCAAAGTGATGATGCAGCAGCGCTCTGGACGCATCATCAACATCGCGTCCGTGGCGGGTTTGATCGGGACTGCCGGTCAAGCCAACTATGCGGCTTCCAAAGCGGGATTGATCGCGTTGACCAAGACCATGGCCCGGGAGCTGGGCGGACGCAATGTGACGGTTAATGCCATAGCCCCTGGTTTTATTCTTACGGAAATGACCGAGCAGTTATCCGATAAGGTCAAGGAGGGATATCTGAGTCAGATTCCCTTGAAAAGGGGCGGCACCCCCCAGGACATTGCGGATGCCGTGGGATTTCTGGTTTCTCCGGCCGCGGGTTATATCACCGGTACGGTGATCAATGTGTCCGGCGGATTGGTGATGTAG
- the acpP gene encoding acyl carrier protein — protein sequence MTKEEIMGKVKEVVAEKLNVGEDQVTTEAKFVEDLGADSLDQVELIMALEDEFDLKIPEEEAEKLNTVGSAVDFIVEKMK from the coding sequence ATGACAAAAGAAGAGATTATGGGAAAAGTCAAGGAAGTTGTGGCCGAGAAACTGAATGTAGGTGAAGACCAGGTCACCACGGAAGCCAAGTTTGTTGAAGACCTGGGCGCGGACTCGTTGGACCAGGTGGAGTTGATTATGGCGCTGGAAGATGAATTCGACCTCAAAATCCCTGAGGAAGAAGCGGAAAAACTGAACACCGTCGGCTCCGCCGTTGATTTCATCGTTGAAAAAATGAAATAA
- the fabF gene encoding beta-ketoacyl-[acyl-carrier-protein] synthase II, protein MKRVVVTGLGAISPLGRTAADSWKRARAGANGVGYISRFDASQYYSRVAGEVKDYDPLEYFDRRDLRKYDPYIQFALIAAEDAYRDSGLAEAKLDPTRCGVYIGSGIGGISNIEKNVIRLLERGPSRVSPFFLPATIANLASGNVSIRYGMKGPNLANVTACATSTHSIGESFRIIQMGDADIMVAGGAEYPITPLGVAGFSIMRALSSRNDAPERASRPFDLERDGFVIAEGAAVVVLESLESALKRNALIYAEVSGYGYTGDAFHMTAPDPEADGAVRTMEMAIRDAGITTSQIDYINAHGTSTPLNDKTESLGIRKLFGEHADHLAISSTKSMTGHMLGATGAMEFVFTTMALKEGFVPPTINLENPDPECDLNYTPGKGVERELTHALTNSFGFGGTNGALVVSRFMAD, encoded by the coding sequence CTGAAGCGGGTGGTGGTAACGGGTCTCGGGGCCATTTCTCCGTTGGGCCGCACTGCCGCGGATAGCTGGAAAAGAGCGAGAGCCGGTGCCAACGGTGTCGGGTACATATCCCGTTTTGATGCCTCCCAATACTATTCCCGGGTTGCGGGTGAAGTCAAGGATTACGACCCCCTGGAGTACTTTGACCGCCGCGACTTGCGCAAGTACGATCCCTATATCCAGTTCGCTCTGATCGCTGCGGAGGATGCCTATCGGGACAGCGGCCTGGCTGAGGCGAAGTTGGATCCGACTCGCTGCGGGGTGTACATTGGTTCGGGAATCGGAGGAATCTCCAACATTGAAAAAAATGTAATCCGCTTACTGGAGCGAGGCCCTTCGCGGGTTTCCCCCTTTTTCCTGCCCGCAACCATCGCCAACCTGGCATCCGGAAATGTTTCCATCCGATACGGCATGAAGGGGCCCAATCTTGCCAATGTCACCGCCTGTGCAACCAGCACCCACTCAATTGGTGAATCATTCCGCATCATCCAGATGGGAGATGCCGATATCATGGTGGCCGGGGGGGCGGAATACCCGATTACTCCCCTTGGGGTGGCCGGGTTTTCCATAATGAGAGCCCTCTCTTCGCGCAATGATGCCCCAGAGAGAGCCAGCCGCCCTTTTGACCTTGAACGCGATGGATTCGTGATTGCCGAAGGCGCGGCTGTTGTGGTGCTGGAGAGCCTGGAAAGCGCTTTAAAGCGCAATGCCCTGATCTACGCTGAAGTGTCGGGTTACGGATATACCGGTGATGCCTTTCACATGACCGCTCCCGACCCTGAAGCGGACGGCGCGGTTCGCACCATGGAAATGGCCATCCGCGATGCCGGCATCACAACAAGCCAGATCGATTACATTAACGCGCACGGCACTTCCACTCCCCTCAATGACAAGACCGAAAGTCTGGGCATCCGTAAGCTTTTCGGTGAACATGCGGATCACTTGGCCATCAGTTCCACCAAATCCATGACCGGCCATATGCTCGGCGCCACGGGTGCCATGGAGTTTGTGTTTACCACCATGGCGTTAAAAGAAGGATTTGTTCCTCCCACCATCAACCTGGAGAATCCCGATCCGGAATGTGATCTGAACTATACTCCGGGTAAAGGGGTCGAGCGGGAATTGACCCATGCCCTGACCAATTCCTTTGGTTTCGGGGGCACCAACGGCGCCCTGGTGGTTTCACGGTTTATGGCGGATTAA
- a CDS encoding laccase domain-containing protein — protein MEKSPPNPAQPSGLQLFTTERITYGHTVGTATRDNLMIELSHRLGPDIARRAFWLTQEHTPRLASSFPHPPGTVADGFFLEETGTVGIIRTADCTPLFFWDDAGETAGLVHVGWRGLAAGILTNWTRMLNQRQSSLSVMNVWLGPAIEGRCYAVGNELPKMFFEPSAGFWGFSHNSRARWTLDIRNGITSFLQATGIPAHRIRRSGVCTFCSREFPSYRRQGPGCGRILNFILRHPHPSSQSVRRGTGRTGLTD, from the coding sequence ATGGAGAAAAGTCCGCCCAACCCAGCTCAACCGTCCGGTTTGCAACTATTTACAACCGAAAGAATCACCTACGGACACACCGTGGGCACCGCGACCCGCGACAACCTGATGATAGAGCTGTCCCATCGATTGGGCCCCGATATCGCACGCCGGGCTTTCTGGTTGACCCAGGAACACACCCCCAGACTGGCCTCTTCCTTTCCCCACCCCCCGGGAACCGTGGCTGATGGTTTCTTTCTGGAAGAAACCGGAACTGTGGGCATCATCCGCACCGCTGACTGCACACCCCTCTTTTTCTGGGATGACGCCGGCGAAACAGCCGGCTTGGTCCACGTGGGTTGGCGGGGACTTGCTGCGGGGATACTCACCAACTGGACGCGAATGCTGAATCAACGCCAATCATCTTTGTCCGTTATGAATGTTTGGCTGGGGCCAGCCATTGAAGGCAGATGCTACGCGGTGGGAAATGAATTGCCAAAGATGTTTTTTGAACCATCCGCGGGATTCTGGGGATTCTCCCACAATTCCCGGGCTCGATGGACCTTGGACATCCGCAATGGAATTACAAGTTTCTTACAGGCAACGGGGATCCCGGCTCATCGCATCCGGCGTTCCGGGGTTTGTACTTTCTGTTCCCGCGAATTTCCCTCTTACCGACGCCAGGGACCGGGTTGCGGACGCATTCTGAATTTCATACTGCGCCACCCACATCCGTCCTCCCAATCCGTCCGTAGAGGGACCGGGAGGACGGGGTTGACGGATTAA